One bacterium DNA segment encodes these proteins:
- a CDS encoding LuxR C-terminal-related transcriptional regulator, which translates to MRGDARISRGIAERILHEFMGQIAVPSATLPTLTSREREILALVARRLTNKEISIRLNISQGTVKRHLENILAKLHLRNRVEPATFAVTRGITSSGPSTTRD; encoded by the coding sequence ATGCGGGGCGACGCGAGGATCTCCCGCGGCATCGCGGAGCGGATTTTGCACGAGTTCATGGGCCAGATCGCGGTGCCCAGCGCGACGCTCCCAACGCTCACCTCGCGAGAACGGGAGATCCTTGCCTTGGTCGCGCGCAGGCTGACGAACAAGGAGATCTCGATCCGCCTGAACATCAGCCAGGGCACGGTCAAGCGCCATCTGGAGAACATCCTGGCCAAGCTCCACCTGCGCAACCGCGTCGAACCGGCAACTTTCGCAGTCACTCGGGGAATCACGTCATCCGGTCCCTCAACTACCAGAGACTAG
- a CDS encoding DUF4242 domain-containing protein, with amino-acid sequence MPRYLVERTFPNGLQIPMTEQGAQTCLNVFGKNGALGVTWVHSYVSEDKTKTYCIYDGPNPDAIHRAALGNGLPVDRITQVSVLDPYFYK; translated from the coding sequence ATGCCTCGATACCTGGTGGAACGGACGTTTCCGAACGGGTTGCAGATTCCCATGACTGAACAGGGTGCGCAGACGTGTTTGAACGTGTTCGGCAAGAACGGCGCGTTGGGCGTAACCTGGGTCCATTCGTACGTAAGCGAGGACAAGACCAAGACATACTGTATCTATGATGGCCCGAACCCGGACGCAATCCACCGCGCCGCGTTGGGAAATGGCCTACCAGTTGACCGCATCACTCAAGTGAGCGTCCTTGACCCGTACTTCTACAAGTAA
- a CDS encoding DUF2182 domain-containing protein, giving the protein MISALRTPEDTRWYRVAAGALVLFAWVVLAAWGASPFAPLLSHRELAEGGLTAFRLAVFAAGWLLMTIAMMLPGSLPLVNLFRALMAGRADRATLTPYLLLGYLSVWTAFGIAAFAGDAGLHAGVERNPALAALDGWFGVLVLAAAGVYQVTPLKEMCLEKCRSPYSFLVEHWRGRRARYDAVRLGMRHGLYCLGCCWTLMLVMFGIGGVNLGWMLGLGAVMLLERTSRWGRRLTAPVGLALIVCALGLVYRVPFLVAAFGGD; this is encoded by the coding sequence ATGATCAGTGCGCTGCGCACGCCGGAGGACACCCGCTGGTATCGCGTCGCAGCCGGCGCGCTCGTACTCTTCGCGTGGGTGGTGCTCGCGGCGTGGGGCGCCTCGCCGTTCGCGCCGCTGCTCAGCCATCGCGAGCTGGCCGAGGGAGGGCTCACCGCCTTCCGGTTGGCCGTGTTCGCGGCGGGCTGGCTGCTCATGACAATCGCGATGATGCTGCCCGGCAGCCTTCCCCTCGTCAATCTCTTCCGCGCGCTGATGGCCGGACGGGCCGACCGTGCGACCCTCACGCCGTACCTCCTGCTCGGCTACCTCTCGGTCTGGACGGCCTTTGGCATCGCCGCCTTTGCGGGCGACGCCGGCCTCCACGCCGGCGTGGAGCGGAACCCGGCCCTGGCGGCTCTGGACGGCTGGTTTGGCGTGCTGGTATTGGCCGCAGCCGGCGTGTACCAGGTGACGCCGCTCAAAGAGATGTGTTTGGAGAAGTGCCGGTCGCCGTACTCTTTTCTGGTAGAACACTGGCGCGGGCGGCGAGCGCGATACGACGCGGTGCGCCTCGGGATGCGGCACGGATTGTACTGTCTCGGCTGTTGCTGGACGCTCATGCTGGTGATGTTTGGGATCGGCGGCGTGAACCTCGGGTGGATGCTGGGGCTCGGGGCGGTGATGCTGCTGGAGCGGACATCACGCTGGGGCCGCCGGCTTACAGCGCCCGTGGGTCTTGCATTGATCGTGTGCGCGCTCGGCCTCGTCTATCGGGTTCCTTTCTTAGTCGCCGCGTTTGGAGGCGACTAA
- a CDS encoding DUF1326 domain-containing protein, which produces MAYAVEGRLLEACSCGGPCPCWVGDDPDGGTCDAFLAYHYDRGHINEVDVSGLTLALVARIPGNVLQGNWRIAAFVDGAASTRQKEAILAAHTGKLGGPLADLSKLIGEVVGVYDAPIEFNFTQGKGTIRVGEAIAAEMQPYVDAQGRPTKLVDTVFSTIPGSPAYVGKAATHRVNLPKHGMMWEFSGRNAVLGEFRFEA; this is translated from the coding sequence GTGGCGTATGCCGTAGAAGGACGGCTCCTGGAAGCCTGCTCCTGCGGGGGACCATGCCCGTGTTGGGTCGGTGACGATCCTGATGGCGGAACGTGCGACGCGTTTCTGGCCTATCACTACGATCGGGGCCACATCAATGAGGTCGACGTCAGCGGGCTCACACTCGCGCTTGTCGCGCGGATTCCCGGCAATGTCCTCCAGGGAAACTGGAGGATCGCCGCGTTTGTAGACGGAGCGGCATCAACGCGACAGAAAGAGGCGATCCTCGCGGCACACACTGGGAAGCTGGGCGGCCCGCTAGCCGACCTCTCGAAACTTATCGGTGAGGTGGTCGGGGTGTACGATGCTCCGATCGAGTTCAACTTCACGCAGGGGAAGGGCACGATCCGGGTGGGGGAGGCGATAGCGGCCGAGATGCAGCCGTACGTCGATGCGCAGGGTCGACCAACCAAGCTGGTGGATACCGTGTTCAGCACCATTCCCGGGTCGCCCGCCTACGTGGGCAAGGCGGCAACGCATCGCGTGAACCTGCCAAAGCACGGGATGATGTGGGAGTTCAGCGGCCGGAACGCGGTGCTCGGCGAGTTCCGGTTCGAGGCGTAA